In one window of Arachis ipaensis cultivar K30076 chromosome B06, Araip1.1, whole genome shotgun sequence DNA:
- the LOC107645768 gene encoding serine/threonine-protein phosphatase PP1 isozyme 3 produces the protein MEQSVLDGIINRLLEVRGRPGKQVQLSESEIRQLCLVSRDIFLQQSNLLDLQAPIKICGDVHGQYSDLLRLFEYGGLPPEANYLFLGDYVDRGKQSLETICLLLAYKIKYPENFFLLRGNHECASINRIYGFYDECKRRFNVSLWKTFTECFNCLPVAALIDEKILCMHGGLSPDLHSLDQIRNLQRPTDVPDTGLLCDLLWSDPSKDVQGWGMNDRGVSYTFGSDKVSEFLQKHDLDLVCRAHQVVEDGYEFFANRQLVTIFSAPNYCGEFDNAGAMMSVDETLMCSFQILKPADRKTKLNFGSTTTAKPGNSPAGVKHAFPNMF, from the exons ATGGAGCAGTCAGTGCTTGACGGCATAATCAACCGTCTCCTCGAAGTTCGCGGGCGCCCCGGCAAGCAGGTTCAGCTCTCGGAGTCCGAGATCCGCCAACTGTGCCTCGTTTCCAGAGACATTTTCTTGCAACAATCTAACTTATTGGACCTCCAAGCTCCCATTAAGATTTGCG GTGATGTACATGGCCAATACTCCGATCTTCTACGCCTTTTCGAGTACGGCGGATTACCACCGGAAGCTAACTACTTGTTCTTGGGAGATTACGTGGATCGAGGCAAGCAGAGTTTAGAAACAATTTGCCTTCTTCTTGCTTATAAAATTAAATATCCTGAGAATTTCTTTCTGTTGAGGGGAAACCATGAATGTGCTTCTATCAATAGGATATATGGTTTTTATGACGAGTGTAAGAGGAGGTTCAATGTCAGTTTATGGAAGACTTTCACTGAATGCTTCAATTGCCTTCCCGTCGCCGCCCTTATCGACGAGAAGATTTTGTGTATGCACGGCGGACTTTCTCCGGACCTGCATAGTTTGGATCAGATCAGGAATCTGCAGCGCCCTACTGATGTGCCTGACACCGGTTTGCTTTGTGATCTTCTTTGGTCCGACCCTAGCAAAGATGTTCAAGGATGGGGAATGAATGACAGGGGAGTTTCTTATACCTTTGGTTCTGATAAAGTCTCcgagttcctccagaaacatgaTCTTGATCTTGTATGCCGCGCTCACCAG GTTGTGGAGGACGGATACGAGTTCTTTGCGAACCGACAGCTTGTGACAATATTTTCAGCTCCTAATTATTGTGGGGAGTTTGACAATGCTGGTGCCATGATGAGTGTTGATGAAACACTAATGTGCTCGTTCCAAATCTTAAAGCCGGCTGACAGGAAGACAAAGCTCAATTTTGGAAGTACGACCACTGCCAAGCCCGGAAACTCTCCGGCTGGAGTAAAG CATGCCTTTCCTAACATGTTCTGA